One window of Saprospiraceae bacterium genomic DNA carries:
- a CDS encoding T9SS type A sorting domain-containing protein, with translation MRNVYILLFLLVGYKSFSQLPNGSIAPDFTVTDLNGQSYNLYSKMGSNKAACLHFAATWCAYCWGVHQDHIYADLYNNFPSEVTVLFLEADFATNTPCLYGPNNCNKSTQGNWVEGSPFQMCDLSASNGPNVKDNFGVTYYPTLFAISPDKRIWEVKTRTYDSFVSWLTKSFKLSATATVSHCNCGDNGKIELDVKEGYGNLSYKWSNGATTKDLNLIAAGTYSVTISDENTFFKKFGPWTINAAPKKVDVTKLEISHVQCFNELNGKIDLDVSYGTPPYQYNWSNGSSTEDLNSLKAGIYNLTITDIVGCSRTKSYTVQQPNDLFLSTSGTKDECEQHNGSILAKANGGVAPYVYDIGNGPQTVSLFSNLSGAKDYTVTVTDNNACTEISKVSIEQTKKPKAEAGDSIALDCKQDSLALNANASSRGVNFNYLWTNADNKPIRNKESLIPYIFEPGIYNLKVLDLINGCIAEDSVYILNNRIYPDISVKGDLVLNCKTISIELSGMSRSDSIRIHWNKLEDSLFYENKPRISVSSPGTYIFNVLDTTNSCFSRDTLSIISDQKIPEVITELKQDLSCKILETTIDAGASSQGPEFEFVWITADGNILRGENTLQPLINKAGNYLLQIKNTRNFCSNEKSTTVHQKSIPIAGFSQSILDHTVFFINESSGFPDTYKWTFGDGSVSDIQNPIHVYPDYGEYTVCLEIENDCGSNRFCRKINLGVSGLLTIRSFDIQNIKCYGDSTGSISISMEGGSPPYNYLWNTFQTTKDLTNVPAGTYSVKITDQLNNTVEKEFIIHQAEELKIDKIEITHATSGQATGSIHLELTGGTAPFQYNWSNGMLGNPISLLDPGEYITTITDANACVKQIGPFVIKELTALNYTDEIKQFSCTPNPANGKGFIHLDLKNEQYLQLNLLNLFGQSIWNRKLTAKHLTIELETADLPKGIYFVELHLAQTKKTIKWLLL, from the coding sequence ATGCGGAATGTCTATATATTACTATTCCTCTTAGTTGGATATAAGTCTTTTTCTCAGCTTCCCAATGGGAGTATTGCGCCAGACTTTACAGTAACTGACCTTAACGGACAAAGCTATAACCTGTATTCTAAAATGGGTTCAAATAAAGCAGCTTGCCTTCATTTTGCTGCTACCTGGTGTGCCTATTGCTGGGGAGTTCATCAAGACCACATTTATGCGGATCTTTACAACAATTTTCCTTCAGAAGTTACGGTCTTGTTCCTGGAGGCTGATTTTGCAACCAACACGCCTTGCTTGTATGGTCCTAACAATTGCAATAAATCTACACAAGGAAATTGGGTGGAGGGTTCTCCATTCCAAATGTGCGATTTGTCTGCAAGCAATGGACCCAATGTAAAAGATAATTTTGGAGTTACATATTATCCTACACTTTTTGCTATTTCCCCTGATAAGAGAATCTGGGAAGTAAAAACCAGAACCTACGATTCATTTGTGAGTTGGTTGACTAAGAGTTTTAAATTAAGTGCAACGGCTACTGTATCCCATTGTAATTGTGGAGACAATGGAAAAATAGAACTAGACGTAAAAGAAGGGTATGGAAATCTCAGTTATAAATGGAGCAATGGAGCCACCACTAAAGATTTAAACTTAATAGCTGCAGGCACTTATTCTGTTACCATTTCTGATGAAAATACCTTCTTTAAAAAATTTGGTCCCTGGACGATTAATGCTGCACCAAAAAAAGTTGATGTCACAAAATTGGAAATTTCACATGTGCAATGTTTCAATGAATTAAATGGTAAAATTGATTTGGATGTTTCTTACGGAACTCCCCCTTATCAATACAATTGGTCAAATGGAAGCAGTACAGAAGATTTGAATTCATTAAAAGCAGGTATTTATAACTTAACCATTACAGACATCGTAGGATGCAGCCGAACAAAATCATATACGGTCCAACAGCCCAATGATCTGTTTTTGAGTACATCCGGGACTAAGGATGAATGCGAACAACATAATGGTAGCATTTTGGCAAAAGCCAATGGAGGAGTCGCTCCGTATGTTTATGATATTGGAAATGGCCCTCAGACTGTTTCCCTTTTTTCCAATTTATCCGGAGCAAAAGATTATACTGTCACCGTTACAGATAACAATGCCTGTACTGAAATTTCAAAAGTAAGTATTGAACAAACTAAAAAACCAAAAGCAGAAGCAGGAGATTCAATTGCTTTAGATTGCAAACAAGATTCGTTAGCACTTAATGCCAATGCATCCAGTAGAGGAGTAAACTTTAACTACTTGTGGACCAATGCAGACAACAAACCAATTCGAAATAAAGAATCCTTAATACCCTATATTTTTGAACCCGGTATTTATAATTTAAAAGTACTTGATCTGATTAATGGCTGCATCGCAGAAGATTCTGTTTACATTCTCAATAATAGAATATACCCTGATATTTCCGTAAAAGGTGATTTGGTTCTAAATTGTAAAACAATTTCTATCGAATTATCTGGTATGAGTCGTTCTGATTCCATCCGTATACATTGGAATAAACTTGAAGACAGTTTATTTTATGAAAACAAACCAAGGATTTCAGTTTCATCTCCCGGAACTTATATTTTTAATGTACTGGACACAACGAATTCATGTTTTAGCAGAGATACCTTAAGCATTATTTCTGACCAGAAAATTCCAGAAGTTATTACTGAATTAAAACAAGATCTAAGCTGCAAAATATTGGAAACCACCATAGATGCTGGGGCATCTTCTCAAGGTCCTGAATTTGAGTTTGTTTGGATTACAGCTGATGGAAATATTCTACGTGGTGAAAATACCCTACAACCCCTTATTAATAAAGCTGGCAATTACTTGCTTCAAATAAAAAATACACGCAACTTTTGTTCGAACGAAAAATCTACAACAGTACATCAAAAGTCAATACCAATTGCTGGATTTTCACAATCCATTCTGGATCATACCGTGTTTTTTATAAATGAATCTTCCGGATTTCCAGATACATACAAATGGACTTTTGGCGATGGAAGTGTTTCAGATATTCAGAATCCCATTCATGTATATCCGGACTATGGTGAATATACCGTTTGCCTGGAGATTGAAAATGATTGTGGTTCAAATCGTTTCTGTAGAAAAATCAATCTCGGTGTTTCAGGGCTATTGACAATTCGTTCATTTGATATTCAGAACATTAAATGCTATGGCGACTCAACGGGATCTATTTCAATTTCAATGGAGGGTGGTTCGCCTCCTTATAATTATCTCTGGAACACATTCCAAACTACGAAGGATTTAACGAATGTACCTGCCGGAACTTATTCTGTAAAAATTACAGACCAGTTGAATAATACGGTTGAAAAAGAATTTATTATTCACCAGGCAGAAGAATTAAAAATAGATAAAATTGAAATTACACACGCAACATCCGGTCAGGCTACTGGAAGTATCCATCTTGAACTAACTGGTGGTACAGCACCATTTCAATATAACTGGTCTAACGGAATGCTTGGAAATCCAATCAGTCTTTTGGATCCTGGAGAATACATCACAACAATCACCGATGCAAATGCATGTGTTAAACAAATTGGACCCTTTGTAATTAAAGAACTTACTGCATTAAACTACACAGATGAAATTAAACAATTTAGCTGTACACCTAATCCGGCAAATGGAAAAGGATTCATACATCTTGATTTAAAAAACGAACAATATCTTCAACTCAATTTATTGAACTTGTTTGGACAAAGTATATGGAATAGAAAACTTACTGCTAAACATCTTACAATAGAACTGGAAACGGCTGATTTACCAAAAGGCATTTATTTTGTTGAATTACATCTTGCGCAAACTAAAAAAACAATAAAATGGCTTTTGCTATAA
- the asnB gene encoding asparagine synthase (glutamine-hydrolyzing): MCGLTGIYNLNESAVSEELLKKMSHQLAHRGPDGEGIFCEQNIGLGHQRLSILDLSENGKQPMFSNNKNWIVVFNGCIYNYQKLKIDLQAKGHHFKSTCDTEVICEGLAAEGPDFFKKMDGMFAIAAWNRETKQLWLSRDRFGVKPLYYFQKEGVFLFASEIKAFFVHPVFKSELDQESLNEYFTFQNLFSYKTLFKGVHMLPPANTVCVEIHKELQHNSWWDYNYTAPDESISLNDAVEETKRLLDLAVQKQMIADVPVGSYLSGGMDSGSLSVLASHKVDRLYTFTAGFEMSEVHGNEMGFDERTDAEITANFIKSEHYEQVLNAGDIKWSLPKVVWHLEDLKVGMSYSNYYISRLASKFVKVCLQGTGGDEIFGGYPWRYYRVFKSLDRKEFFENYYGFWQRLVTDEQKSKLFHPHISKNFDMNLPRQVFEKVFLFNPKLKYNTPEEHIQNSLYFESKTFLPGLLLVGDKLAMANGLEERFPFLDNDLVEFAQKIPIRYKLANLEAMKKLDENTAGNKRVLYGDYYDGKNVLRQAMKDILPERIINRKKQGFSSPDESWYRGENAAYVKELLLGKNIACHEFIEPSFIQNIIHEHCDQRINHRLLIWSLLCFEWWCRLFLKGESLK, encoded by the coding sequence ATGTGTGGTTTAACCGGTATCTATAATCTAAATGAATCCGCAGTATCGGAAGAACTGCTTAAAAAAATGTCTCATCAGCTGGCACATCGGGGTCCGGATGGAGAAGGGATTTTTTGTGAACAAAATATAGGATTAGGGCATCAACGACTATCCATTTTGGATTTAAGTGAGAATGGAAAACAACCCATGTTTTCCAATAATAAAAATTGGATTGTAGTATTTAATGGATGCATTTACAATTATCAAAAATTAAAAATCGATTTACAGGCAAAGGGGCATCATTTTAAAAGTACCTGCGATACAGAAGTTATCTGTGAAGGACTGGCAGCGGAGGGTCCTGATTTTTTCAAGAAGATGGATGGTATGTTTGCCATAGCAGCCTGGAATCGAGAAACAAAACAATTATGGCTTTCTAGAGATCGGTTTGGTGTAAAGCCTTTATATTATTTTCAAAAGGAGGGTGTTTTTCTGTTTGCTTCCGAAATTAAAGCCTTCTTTGTTCATCCGGTTTTTAAGTCTGAACTTGATCAGGAATCACTCAATGAATATTTTACTTTTCAAAATTTATTTAGTTATAAAACACTGTTTAAGGGAGTACACATGCTCCCTCCTGCAAATACGGTGTGCGTTGAAATTCACAAAGAGCTTCAACACAATTCATGGTGGGATTATAATTATACAGCACCCGATGAAAGCATTAGTTTAAACGATGCCGTTGAAGAAACAAAACGCTTGTTGGATTTAGCCGTACAGAAACAAATGATTGCCGATGTACCGGTAGGATCCTATTTAAGCGGTGGGATGGATAGCGGTTCGCTGAGTGTATTGGCGAGTCATAAAGTAGATCGCCTTTATACATTTACAGCAGGATTTGAGATGAGTGAGGTGCATGGAAATGAAATGGGTTTTGATGAACGCACCGACGCAGAAATTACTGCAAATTTCATCAAGTCTGAACATTACGAACAAGTGCTGAATGCAGGTGATATAAAATGGAGTTTACCGAAAGTGGTCTGGCATTTAGAAGATTTGAAAGTGGGCATGAGCTATTCCAATTATTACATCAGCCGACTTGCTTCAAAATTTGTAAAAGTCTGCTTGCAGGGAACCGGAGGCGATGAAATTTTTGGTGGATATCCCTGGCGATATTATCGCGTATTTAAATCATTGGATCGAAAAGAATTTTTTGAAAATTATTACGGATTTTGGCAACGTTTGGTGACAGATGAACAAAAATCAAAATTGTTTCATCCACATATTTCCAAGAACTTTGACATGAATTTACCACGTCAGGTTTTTGAAAAAGTCTTTCTGTTTAATCCAAAACTAAAATACAATACTCCGGAAGAACACATTCAAAACAGTTTGTATTTTGAGAGTAAAACATTTTTACCTGGACTGTTATTGGTCGGTGATAAACTGGCAATGGCCAATGGTTTGGAAGAACGTTTTCCATTTTTAGATAATGACCTGGTTGAATTTGCACAAAAAATACCCATCCGGTATAAACTTGCAAATTTGGAAGCCATGAAAAAATTGGATGAAAACACTGCCGGTAATAAACGGGTTTTATATGGAGATTATTACGATGGTAAAAATGTATTGCGTCAGGCTATGAAAGATATTCTACCTGAACGAATCATTAATCGTAAAAAACAAGGATTTAGTTCGCCAGATGAGTCCTGGTACCGCGGTGAAAACGCTGCCTACGTAAAGGAATTACTATTGGGTAAAAATATTGCCTGCCATGAATTTATCGAACCTTCATTTATACAAAACATAATCCACGAACATTGCGATCAACGCATCAATCACCGCTTATTGATTTGGAGTTTACTGTGCTTTGAATGGTGGTGCAGACTGTTTTTGAAAGGAGAAAGTTTAAAATAA
- a CDS encoding DNA-3-methyladenine glycosylase — protein sequence MKLIDREYYLSPDVVGLAKSLLGKILVSKVDNHITSGIIIETEAYKAPEDRASHAFNNRRTPRTSTMFMEGGHAYVYICYGIHHLFNIITAVEGIPHAVLIRALEPLDGLDHMLIRRRISSLKHTITKGPGSLSQAMGITQNLNATKLYDRKSPIQLFESNQMYSDSQIGISKRIGVESSGDSAHLPYRFYIKGNRFVSGVQSPK from the coding sequence ATGAAACTCATTGACAGAGAATATTATTTAAGCCCGGATGTCGTCGGACTGGCAAAAAGTTTATTGGGAAAAATACTTGTATCAAAGGTGGATAATCATATAACTTCAGGAATCATTATTGAAACAGAAGCTTACAAAGCACCTGAAGACAGAGCCTCACATGCTTTTAATAACAGACGGACTCCTCGAACCAGCACCATGTTTATGGAAGGTGGCCATGCCTATGTATATATTTGTTATGGAATTCATCATTTGTTTAACATAATCACTGCGGTTGAAGGAATTCCGCATGCTGTCTTGATACGGGCTCTTGAACCCCTGGATGGATTGGATCACATGCTCATTCGAAGAAGAATATCATCCCTAAAACACACCATCACAAAAGGACCCGGTAGTTTGAGTCAAGCCATGGGAATTACACAAAATTTAAATGCAACAAAATTGTATGATAGAAAAAGTCCTATTCAGTTGTTTGAATCAAATCAAATGTATTCAGATTCACAAATTGGAATTTCAAAACGGATTGGGGTTGAATCATCCGGAGATTCGGCTCATTTGCCATACCGATTTTATATAAAAGGGAATCGATTTGTTAGTGGCGTGCAAAGCCCCAAATAA
- a CDS encoding DUF2442 domain-containing protein — MEILDVPKITSVSFNGDIFIVIADGIKYNWNVKEVSGRLSSASEADRNNFIISPSGYGIHWPALDEDISLSGHLKSKMHGS, encoded by the coding sequence ATGGAAATATTAGATGTTCCAAAAATTACTTCTGTCTCATTTAATGGAGACATTTTCATTGTCATAGCAGATGGGATAAAATACAATTGGAATGTAAAAGAAGTATCTGGTAGACTATCAAGTGCATCCGAAGCGGATAGAAATAATTTTATAATTTCCCCTTCTGGATATGGAATTCATTGGCCAGCCTTGGATGAAGATATTTCATTAAGTGGACACCTAAAAAGCAAAATGCACGGCTCTTAA
- the ftsH gene encoding ATP-dependent zinc metalloprotease FtsH yields the protein MEQQPTPNNNPNKKNNEGFNAYWIYGIILLIIIGVNLFYMVSPGKGNINSIRFEDMATKGDIEKIEVVNLKQAYVYLNKDAINKEEYKDKLSSSLGVRPNFYFNIGPAEKFQEKIDKYNEHLTNKISISYEEKQNWLGPILSFVVPFLIILGIWMFLMRRVGGGGSGPGAQIFNIGKSKATLFEKNQNTNVTFADVAGLEEAKEEVMEVVDFLKNPKKYTALGGKIPKGVLLVGPPGTGKTLLAKAVAGEAGVPFFTISGSDFVEMFVGVGASRVRDLFRQAREKAPCIVFIDEIDAVGRARGRNTFQGGNDERENTLNQLLVEMDGFSTDAGVILMAATNRPDVLDSALLRPGRFDRQIGIDPPDLKGRAEIFKVHLKALKLSPTVTPEALAEMTPGFAGADIANICNEAALVAARRDKKEIDIDDFNYALDRVIGGLEKKNKLISPEEKEVIAYHEAGHAIIGWYLKFASPLVKVTIVPRGLGTLGYAQYLPKEEYITRTEALLDRMCMTMGGRASERIVFDKISTGAQSDLDHVTKMAYSMVSVFGLNDKVGNVSYYGLSQEGFQRPYSDETARIMDEEVRKLIESQYSRAQELLKEKRSELEILAQELLKKEVLHKSDVERLIGPSPYHKDKSSEPIPHSGQHVSDEKPVAEKEPEKEV from the coding sequence ATGGAACAACAACCCACTCCCAATAATAATCCGAATAAAAAAAATAATGAAGGCTTCAATGCGTATTGGATTTACGGGATCATCTTATTGATCATCATCGGCGTAAATTTATTTTACATGGTATCTCCAGGCAAAGGAAATATTAATTCCATTCGCTTTGAAGACATGGCAACCAAAGGGGATATTGAAAAAATTGAAGTAGTCAATTTAAAACAGGCTTACGTTTATTTAAATAAAGATGCTATCAATAAAGAAGAATACAAAGACAAACTCAGTTCTTCTTTAGGTGTCAGACCTAATTTTTATTTTAACATTGGACCTGCAGAAAAATTTCAGGAAAAGATTGATAAATACAACGAACATCTTACCAATAAAATAAGTATCAGCTACGAAGAAAAACAAAACTGGTTGGGACCCATCCTGTCTTTTGTTGTACCCTTTCTAATCATTCTTGGTATCTGGATGTTTTTAATGCGTCGTGTTGGAGGCGGTGGATCAGGACCCGGAGCGCAAATTTTTAATATTGGTAAATCGAAAGCGACCCTATTTGAAAAAAATCAAAATACCAATGTGACTTTTGCCGATGTAGCTGGATTGGAAGAGGCAAAGGAAGAAGTCATGGAGGTTGTTGATTTTTTAAAGAATCCAAAAAAATATACCGCATTGGGCGGCAAGATTCCTAAAGGAGTTTTATTAGTCGGACCTCCCGGAACCGGTAAAACGCTCCTGGCAAAAGCTGTAGCGGGTGAAGCGGGTGTTCCATTCTTTACGATCTCAGGTTCTGACTTCGTAGAAATGTTTGTAGGGGTTGGTGCGTCTCGTGTACGGGATTTATTTCGTCAGGCTCGTGAAAAAGCGCCTTGCATCGTTTTTATAGATGAGATAGATGCAGTAGGCCGTGCCCGTGGAAGAAATACATTCCAGGGCGGAAATGACGAGCGGGAAAACACACTCAATCAATTGTTGGTGGAAATGGATGGATTTAGTACCGATGCCGGTGTTATCCTTATGGCTGCTACCAACCGACCGGATGTGTTGGATTCTGCTTTATTGCGTCCCGGACGTTTTGATCGCCAGATTGGCATCGATCCACCAGATTTAAAAGGCCGTGCAGAAATATTTAAAGTCCATTTGAAAGCTTTAAAACTGTCTCCTACCGTAACGCCGGAAGCACTCGCAGAAATGACTCCGGGTTTTGCCGGTGCTGATATTGCAAACATTTGCAATGAAGCCGCCTTAGTTGCTGCCCGTCGGGATAAAAAAGAAATTGACATTGATGATTTCAATTATGCACTGGACCGGGTGATTGGTGGATTAGAAAAGAAAAACAAATTGATTTCTCCTGAAGAAAAAGAAGTTATAGCCTATCATGAAGCTGGTCATGCAATTATAGGATGGTATTTAAAATTTGCATCTCCCTTGGTTAAAGTAACCATTGTCCCACGTGGCTTGGGTACCCTAGGTTATGCACAATATTTACCTAAAGAAGAATACATCACAAGAACGGAAGCGCTTTTAGATCGCATGTGCATGACCATGGGAGGTCGTGCATCCGAACGAATTGTTTTTGATAAAATATCAACCGGTGCACAAAGTGATTTAGATCACGTAACTAAAATGGCTTACAGCATGGTCAGTGTATTTGGATTGAATGATAAAGTTGGAAACGTATCTTATTATGGCTTGTCACAGGAAGGATTTCAAAGACCCTATAGCGATGAAACAGCTCGTATCATGGATGAAGAAGTTCGCAAGCTGATCGAATCTCAATACAGCCGGGCACAAGAATTGCTTAAAGAAAAACGCTCGGAATTGGAAATACTGGCACAGGAACTTTTGAAGAAAGAAGTACTTCATAAATCAGATGTTGAACGTTTAATTGGTCCTTCTCCATATCATAAAGACAAATCATCCGAACCCATTCCACACAGCGGACAACATGTTTCAGATGAAAAACCGGTAGCGGAGAAAGAACCTGAAAAAGAAGTATGA
- the rsfS gene encoding ribosome silencing factor, translated as MTSDSAKNTAELIALIIDSITDIKGKNIVQLDLRHLPDAPASYFIITEGESSTQIKAIAGNVERRVKTEMGQRAHSEGQIGARWVLVDFFDVVVHVFDKDTRKYYELEDLWSDAKFTEYKNI; from the coding sequence ATTACCTCCGATTCTGCAAAAAATACTGCAGAACTTATTGCCTTAATTATTGACAGCATCACAGATATCAAAGGTAAAAACATCGTCCAATTAGACCTTCGGCATTTACCGGATGCCCCAGCCAGTTATTTTATAATTACCGAAGGAGAAAGCAGTACCCAAATAAAAGCAATTGCAGGCAATGTTGAACGTAGAGTGAAAACGGAAATGGGACAGCGTGCCCATTCTGAAGGACAAATCGGTGCTCGTTGGGTGTTGGTTGACTTTTTTGACGTAGTGGTCCATGTGTTCGATAAAGACACCCGGAAATACTACGAACTCGAAGATTTATGGAGTGATGCAAAGTTTACTGAGTACAAGAATATCTAA
- a CDS encoding biotin--[acetyl-CoA-carboxylase] ligase: MEFEFPHIYEYQIDSTNRLASDLLSKTNPEHGFLVITDYQTDGKGQYGRFWQSTAGQNILASFIIYPHHIELEQIFRLHLASSLAIVDSLEQFSLPRLRIKWPNDIYSGTHKIAGILIQNNLKAGKIQGSVVGIGINVNQTEFPQSLNASSIQLETGKSISRESLVIKLRQELLRNIQETEDAVWDDMLKRYNEILYLKGISTEFVLFDGSTLHGIIQEVDPSGMIILIDNKQQRREFKFGEIKYLAT; the protein is encoded by the coding sequence ATGGAATTTGAATTTCCACATATATATGAATATCAAATTGATTCAACCAATCGGCTTGCATCGGATCTACTATCAAAAACCAATCCAGAGCATGGATTTTTAGTTATAACTGACTATCAGACAGATGGAAAAGGCCAATATGGCAGATTTTGGCAAAGTACTGCCGGACAAAATATTTTAGCCAGTTTTATAATTTATCCGCATCACATCGAGCTGGAGCAGATTTTTCGACTTCATTTGGCAAGCAGCCTTGCAATTGTTGATAGTTTGGAACAATTTTCCTTACCCCGGCTTCGGATCAAATGGCCCAATGATATTTATTCAGGTACCCATAAAATAGCCGGAATTTTAATTCAAAACAACCTAAAGGCCGGCAAGATTCAGGGATCCGTTGTGGGCATAGGAATCAATGTAAATCAAACCGAATTTCCACAAAGTTTGAATGCAAGTTCAATCCAACTTGAAACAGGAAAATCCATTTCAAGGGAGTCTCTGGTGATTAAGCTACGCCAGGAGTTATTGAGAAATATACAGGAAACCGAAGACGCAGTTTGGGATGATATGTTAAAACGATACAATGAGATTTTATATCTGAAGGGAATTTCAACTGAATTTGTTTTATTCGATGGAAGCACGCTACATGGGATCATCCAGGAAGTAGATCCTTCCGGCATGATTATCCTAATAGATAACAAACAGCAACGGCGTGAATTTAAATTTGGAGAAATAAAATACCTCGCTACATGA
- a CDS encoding antibiotic biosynthesis monooxygenase, producing MNSFKPYYAVIFSSYLSDDIEGYEAMSEKMLELVKKQEGYLGHESARDGIGITVSYWDSLESIKKWKQNEEHLLAQTEGRKRWYQSYRLRICKVEREYGMEREV from the coding sequence ATGAATTCCTTTAAGCCTTATTACGCGGTCATTTTTAGTTCCTATCTATCCGATGATATAGAAGGGTATGAAGCCATGTCAGAAAAAATGCTTGAGCTGGTAAAGAAACAAGAAGGATATCTCGGACATGAAAGTGCCCGGGATGGAATTGGGATCACAGTAAGTTATTGGGATAGTTTAGAATCCATTAAAAAATGGAAGCAAAATGAAGAACATCTTTTAGCACAAACCGAAGGACGCAAACGTTGGTATCAATCGTATCGTTTGCGAATTTGCAAAGTGGAACGTGAATATGGTATGGAAAGGGAAGTCTGA
- a CDS encoding trypsin-like peptidase domain-containing protein: MKKYIHPFLAGITGGLLVMAVFIWLQKTPSDLPESNSMVHAVNSSLAVPVGPDFSDAADKALNVVVQINAQESEKLARQKMDQNNPFGNNPFFQEFDLRSFGFGAPFYQQKKGSGSGVIYSNDGYIVTNNHVVEFADDIEVILKDGRKFKAKKVGTDPRTDLAVLKIEASNLPVLQVANSDLLRVGEWVLAVGNPFGYLTSTVTAGIVSAKGRDLNLLDQQNEENYYNPFERKTQTNPPGIEEYLQTDAAVNPGNSGGALVDVQGRLVGINSAIASKTGYYSGYSFAIPSNLMSKIVKELINTGSFDRGRFGVGVVNVDEEIKKELNLNVDYGVVITELEDKGSAKFAGLLPNDVIVEINNKPVKTVEDLQKVVALSKIGETLYTKIIRDGQAKEIPVKIKKML, encoded by the coding sequence ATGAAAAAATACATCCACCCTTTCTTAGCAGGTATTACAGGAGGCCTTTTGGTCATGGCGGTATTTATTTGGCTTCAAAAAACACCATCTGATTTACCGGAATCGAATTCAATGGTCCATGCGGTAAATTCTAGCCTGGCTGTTCCGGTTGGACCTGATTTTTCAGATGCTGCGGATAAAGCACTCAATGTAGTGGTACAGATTAATGCCCAGGAAAGTGAGAAACTGGCGCGGCAAAAAATGGATCAGAACAATCCGTTTGGCAACAACCCCTTTTTTCAGGAATTTGATTTAAGAAGTTTTGGCTTTGGGGCACCTTTTTATCAACAGAAAAAAGGTAGTGGCAGTGGCGTGATTTATTCCAACGATGGATACATTGTAACCAATAATCACGTAGTTGAATTTGCCGATGACATAGAAGTCATTCTAAAAGATGGACGAAAATTTAAAGCAAAGAAAGTAGGTACAGATCCCAGAACGGATTTAGCTGTTTTGAAAATAGAAGCAAGCAATCTTCCGGTACTGCAGGTTGCCAATTCAGATTTATTAAGAGTGGGAGAATGGGTACTTGCAGTAGGTAACCCTTTTGGATACCTTACCTCAACGGTAACCGCCGGAATTGTGAGTGCAAAAGGCCGGGATTTAAATTTATTGGATCAGCAAAATGAAGAAAACTATTACAATCCATTTGAGCGGAAAACCCAAACAAACCCACCGGGAATTGAAGAATATTTACAGACCGATGCCGCAGTGAACCCAGGCAATAGCGGGGGTGCGCTCGTAGATGTACAAGGTCGTTTGGTGGGAATTAATTCGGCCATTGCTTCTAAAACGGGGTACTATTCCGGCTATTCCTTTGCCATCCCATCCAACCTCATGTCTAAAATAGTTAAAGAGCTTATAAACACTGGAAGTTTTGATCGCGGACGGTTTGGAGTTGGTGTTGTAAATGTTGATGAAGAAATTAAAAAAGAATTGAACTTAAATGTTGATTACGGCGTTGTAATTACAGAATTAGAGGATAAAGGTTCGGCTAAATTTGCAGGATTACTTCCAAACGATGTGATCGTTGAAATAAATAATAAGCCTGTAAAAACTGTTGAAGATTTACAAAAAGTTGTAGCTTTGTCCAAGATTGGTGAGACACTCTATACCAAGATCATCCGGGATGGTCAGGCAAAAGAGATACCCGTCAAAATCAAGAAAATGTTATAA